The following proteins are co-located in the Eubalaena glacialis isolate mEubGla1 chromosome 14, mEubGla1.1.hap2.+ XY, whole genome shotgun sequence genome:
- the MATN3 gene encoding matrilin-3, translated as MLRYLPGLLLLLWQLLLLPPPAVPGPLDRPGFLRLGTRGPGGSPGRRPAPAAPTGTPYSGVGQHGGARGAGVCKSMPLDLVFIIDSSRSVRPLEFTKVKTFVSRVIDTLDIGPADTRVAVVNYASTVKIEFHLQTHSDKQSLKQAVARITPLSTGTMSGLAIQTAMDEAFTVEAGARGPASNIPKVAIIVTDGRPQDQVNEVAARAQASGIELYAVGVDRADMESLKMMASEPLDEHVFYVETYGVIEKLSSRFQKTFCALDPCALGTHQCQHVCVSDGEGKHHCECSQGYSLNADKKTCSVIDKCALNTHGCEHICVNDRTGSYHCECYEGYTLNEDRKTCSAQDQCALGTHGCQHICVNDRAGSHHCECYEGYTLNEDKKTCSAIAEARRLISTEDACACEATLAFQDKVSSYLQRLNTKLDDILEKLQANEYGQIHR; from the exons ATGCTGCGCTATCTGCCGGGACTGCTCCTGCTGCTCtggcagctgctgctgctgccacccccCGCCGTCCCCGGCCCCCTGGACCGCCCCGGCTTCCTGAGGCTGGGGACCCGCGGCCCAGGGGGCAGCCCCGGACGCCGTCCCGCTccggccgcccccaccggcacgCCCTATTCTGGGGTCGGCCAGCACGGCGGGGCCCGCGGCGCAG GTGTTTGCAAGAGCATGCCCTTGGACTTGGTGTTTATCATTGATAGTTCTCGTAGTGTACGGCCTCTGGAGTTCACCAAAGTAAAAACCTTTGTCTCACGGGTAATTGACACTCTGGACATCGGGCCGGCGGACACGCGGGTGGCAGTGGTGAACTACGCCAGCACCGTGAAGATCGAGTTCCATCTCCAGACCCACTCGGATAAGCAGTCCCTGAAACAGGCCGTGGCGCGGATCACACCCTTGTCCACAGGCACCATGTCGGGCCTGGCCATCCAGACAGCGATGGACGAAGCCTTCACAGTGGAGGCAGGAGCTCGGGGACCCGCTTCCAACATCCCTAAGGTGGCCATCATCGTGACAGATGGGCGGCCCCAGGATCAGGTGAACGAGGTGGCGGCTCGGGCCCAGGCATCCGGTATTGAGCTGTACGCCGTGGGCGTGGACCGGGCAGACATGGAGTCCCTCAAGATGATGGCCAGTGAGCCCCTGGACGAGCACGTTTTCTATGTGGAGACCTATGGGGTCATTGAGAAACTTTCCTCTAGATTCCAGAAAACCTTTTGTG CTCTGGACCCATGCGCGCTGGGCACACACCAGTGCCAGCATGTGTGTGTCAGTGACGGGGAAGGCAAGCACCACTGTGAGTGCAGCCAAGGATATTCCTTGAATGCCGATAAGAAGACGTGTTCAG TTATTGATAAGTGTGCTCTTAACACTCACGGCTGTGAACACATCTGTGTGAACGACAGAACTGGCTCTTATCATTGTGAGTGCTATGAAGGTTATACCTTAAATGAAGACAGGAAAACATGTTCGG CTCAAGATCAGTGTGCTTTGGGCACACACGGCTGTCAGCACATTTGTGTGAATGACAGAGCTGGGTCTCATCACTGTGAATGCTACGAGGGCTATACTCTGAATGAAGATAAAAAAACGTGTTCAG CCATTGCAGAAGCACGAAGACTCATCTCCACAGAAGATGCTTGTGCATGTGAAGCCACACTGGCATTCCAGGATAAGGTCAGCTCGTATCTGCAGAGACTGAACACCAAGC TTGATGACATTTTGGAGAAGTTGCAAGCAAATGAATATGGACAAATACATCGTTAA